A window of the Cucurbita pepo subsp. pepo cultivar mu-cu-16 chromosome LG01, ASM280686v2, whole genome shotgun sequence genome harbors these coding sequences:
- the LOC111795836 gene encoding probable serine/threonine-protein kinase PBL4 isoform X2, protein MAKEERGEKVMVIQDGSRKLSWNGGMGSIEWMVRNCGFRKGDEIKLLLVLHQVNNPSMYALMEASMLGHKQRVDSNSMIGLNDNLIAKESARKLEEYTNNERMPEILQLCELKKIRFKVEVHAGPSAKKVALEAATSYKPTWVILDRRMKRDRKFFLKNLSGKISRMKKDKTVVELRGKLGMEYGREEEEEKELAKASPSHQFSYAEMIPGSPHQTQTSPPKKDAEETDFFETQLGWRLGNNKKPPSLCKSSSSYNIKESKSSILQVLRRKEASSGGGDSSSCPFSISDDNFKISACSICHIRRPFVGWRRDFTYAELHAATNGFSDRNFLSEGGFGSVYRGEIDGIRIAVKQHKLASSQGEKEFRSEVSVLSKVSHENLVMLLGTCREATRRLLLVYEYVCHGSLEKHLSRTARRPLSWEKRMKIARGVARGLQYLHENNIIHRDMRPNNILITHDYESRLGDFGLARTQYEDSAETRVVGTLGYLAPEYAEFGKVSTKTDVYAFGVVLLQLITGLRTTDMIFEGKSLVGWARPLLKERNYPDLIDPRIADCHDFYQLFWMVDVVVKCLRKDPRKRITMTKVLEYFNYLMDGDPTGNSKDFSPAESFTPTNG, encoded by the exons ATGGCGAAGGAGGAAAGAGGAGAGAAAGTGATGGTGATCCAAGATGGAAGCAGGAAGTTGAGTTGGAATGGAGGGATGGGATCGATTGAATGGATGGTGAGGAACTGTGGATTTAGAAAGGGAGATGAAATAAAGCTACTCCTTGTTCTTCATCAGGTTAATAATCCTAGTATGTATGCTTTGATGGAAGCTTCCATGT TGGGACACAAGCAGCGAGTGGACTCAAACTCTATGATAGGGCTGAACGACAACTTGATAGCGAAGGAAAGCGCAAGGAAATTGGAAGAATACACTAACAATGAACGAATGCCTGAAATTTTGCAACTTTGTGAACTAAAAAAG ATAAGATTCAAGGTGGAAGTTCATGCAGGGCCTTCCGCAAAGAAAGTAGCTCTCGAAGCTGCTACGAGTTATAAACCAACTTGGGTCATCCTCGACAG ACGTATGAAGAGAGACCGAAAATTCTTTCTAAAGAATTTGAGTGGCAAGATATCAAGAATGAAAAAGGACAAGACAGTGGTAGAATTGAGAGGAAAATTGGGAATGGAATATGgaagagaggaggaggaggagaaggagtTGGCCAAAGCCTCCCCTTCCCATCAATTTAGCTATGCTGAGATGATACCTGGAAGCCCTCACCAAACTCAAACCTCTCCACCCA AAAAAGATGCAGAAGAAACAGATTTCTTCGAGACGCAGTTGGGATGGCGCCTTGGCAACAACAAGAAACCACCTTCACTTTGCAAATCATCCTCGAGCTATAATATCAAAGAATCGAAATCTTCGATTCTGCAAGTTCTCAGGCGGAAAGAGGCTTCTTCAGGAGGTGGAGATTCATCTTCTTGCCCATTCTCCATTTCCGATGATAACTTCAAAATCTCCGCCTGTTCGATCTGCCACATCCGGCGGCCATTTGTTGGATGGAGGAGGGATTTCACTTACGCAGAGCTTCATGCGGCTACCAATGGATTTTCGGATCGCAATTTCCTTTCGGAAGGTGGATTTGGTTCGGTTTATCGCGGTGAAATCGATGGGATTAGAATCGCTGTGAAGCAACATAAACTTGCGAGTTCTCAAGGAGAAAAGGAATTCAGATCTGAGGTTAGTGTTCTAAGCAAAGTAAGCCATGAGAATTTGGTGATGCTTTTGGGTACGTGTAGAGAAGCAACTCGCAGGCTGCTGCTTGTCTATGAGTATGTCTGCCATGGATCCTTGGAGAAGCACTTGTCAA GGACTGCACGCAGACCTCTCAGTTGGGAAAAGAGGATGAAGATAGCTAGAGGAGTTGCTAGAGGCTTACAATATTTGCATGAAAATAACATTATCCACAGAGACATGAGACCAAATAATATCCTCATAACTCATGATTATGAGTCACGG CTAGGAGATTTTGGTCTAGCAAGAACTCAGTATGAAGACTCTGCAGAGACGAGGGTTGTTGGGACATTGGGGTACTTAGCACCAGAATATGCAGAATTTGGTAAAGTGTCTACCAAAACTGATGTTTATGCCTTTGGCGTGGTCTTATTACAGCTTATTACTGGCTTGAGGACCACGGACATGATATTTGAAGGAAAGAGTCTTGTGGGCTGG GCAAGACCATTGCTGAAGGAAAGAAACTACCCTGATTTAATAGATCCAAGAATAGCAGACTGCCATGATTTCTACCAACTCTTTTGGATGGTTGATGTAGTGGTAAAATGTCTGAGGAAGGATCCTCGCAAGAGAATAACTATGACCAAG GTACTAGAATACTTCAATTACCTAATGGATGGTGACCCAACGGGCAATAGCAAAGACTTCTCTCCAGCAGAATCGTTTACACCCACGAATGGATAA
- the LOC111795836 gene encoding probable serine/threonine-protein kinase PBL4 isoform X1, which yields MAKEERGEKVMVIQDGSRKLSWNGGMGSIEWMVRNCGFRKGDEIKLLLVLHQVNNPSMYALMEASMLGHKQRVDSNSMIGLNDNLIAKESARKLEEYTNNERMPEILQLCELKKIRFKVEVHAGPSAKKVALEAATSYKPTWVILDRRMKRDRKFFLKNLSGKISRMKKDKTVVELRGKLGMEYGREEEEEKELAKASPSHQFSYAEMIPGSPHQTQTSPPKKDAEETDFFETQLGWRLGNNKKPPSLCKSSSSYNIKESKSSILQVLRRKEASSGGGDSSSCPFSISDDNFKISACSICHIRRPFVGWRRDFTYAELHAATNGFSDRNFLSEGGFGSVYRGEIDGIRIAVKQHKLASSQGEKEFRSEVSVLSKVSHENLVMLLGTCREATRRLLLVYEYVCHGSLEKHLSSKDFRMELGTARRPLSWEKRMKIARGVARGLQYLHENNIIHRDMRPNNILITHDYESRLGDFGLARTQYEDSAETRVVGTLGYLAPEYAEFGKVSTKTDVYAFGVVLLQLITGLRTTDMIFEGKSLVGWARPLLKERNYPDLIDPRIADCHDFYQLFWMVDVVVKCLRKDPRKRITMTKVLEYFNYLMDGDPTGNSKDFSPAESFTPTNG from the exons ATGGCGAAGGAGGAAAGAGGAGAGAAAGTGATGGTGATCCAAGATGGAAGCAGGAAGTTGAGTTGGAATGGAGGGATGGGATCGATTGAATGGATGGTGAGGAACTGTGGATTTAGAAAGGGAGATGAAATAAAGCTACTCCTTGTTCTTCATCAGGTTAATAATCCTAGTATGTATGCTTTGATGGAAGCTTCCATGT TGGGACACAAGCAGCGAGTGGACTCAAACTCTATGATAGGGCTGAACGACAACTTGATAGCGAAGGAAAGCGCAAGGAAATTGGAAGAATACACTAACAATGAACGAATGCCTGAAATTTTGCAACTTTGTGAACTAAAAAAG ATAAGATTCAAGGTGGAAGTTCATGCAGGGCCTTCCGCAAAGAAAGTAGCTCTCGAAGCTGCTACGAGTTATAAACCAACTTGGGTCATCCTCGACAG ACGTATGAAGAGAGACCGAAAATTCTTTCTAAAGAATTTGAGTGGCAAGATATCAAGAATGAAAAAGGACAAGACAGTGGTAGAATTGAGAGGAAAATTGGGAATGGAATATGgaagagaggaggaggaggagaaggagtTGGCCAAAGCCTCCCCTTCCCATCAATTTAGCTATGCTGAGATGATACCTGGAAGCCCTCACCAAACTCAAACCTCTCCACCCA AAAAAGATGCAGAAGAAACAGATTTCTTCGAGACGCAGTTGGGATGGCGCCTTGGCAACAACAAGAAACCACCTTCACTTTGCAAATCATCCTCGAGCTATAATATCAAAGAATCGAAATCTTCGATTCTGCAAGTTCTCAGGCGGAAAGAGGCTTCTTCAGGAGGTGGAGATTCATCTTCTTGCCCATTCTCCATTTCCGATGATAACTTCAAAATCTCCGCCTGTTCGATCTGCCACATCCGGCGGCCATTTGTTGGATGGAGGAGGGATTTCACTTACGCAGAGCTTCATGCGGCTACCAATGGATTTTCGGATCGCAATTTCCTTTCGGAAGGTGGATTTGGTTCGGTTTATCGCGGTGAAATCGATGGGATTAGAATCGCTGTGAAGCAACATAAACTTGCGAGTTCTCAAGGAGAAAAGGAATTCAGATCTGAGGTTAGTGTTCTAAGCAAAGTAAGCCATGAGAATTTGGTGATGCTTTTGGGTACGTGTAGAGAAGCAACTCGCAGGCTGCTGCTTGTCTATGAGTATGTCTGCCATGGATCCTTGGAGAAGCACTTGTCAAGTAAGGATTTCCGCATGGAGCTTG GGACTGCACGCAGACCTCTCAGTTGGGAAAAGAGGATGAAGATAGCTAGAGGAGTTGCTAGAGGCTTACAATATTTGCATGAAAATAACATTATCCACAGAGACATGAGACCAAATAATATCCTCATAACTCATGATTATGAGTCACGG CTAGGAGATTTTGGTCTAGCAAGAACTCAGTATGAAGACTCTGCAGAGACGAGGGTTGTTGGGACATTGGGGTACTTAGCACCAGAATATGCAGAATTTGGTAAAGTGTCTACCAAAACTGATGTTTATGCCTTTGGCGTGGTCTTATTACAGCTTATTACTGGCTTGAGGACCACGGACATGATATTTGAAGGAAAGAGTCTTGTGGGCTGG GCAAGACCATTGCTGAAGGAAAGAAACTACCCTGATTTAATAGATCCAAGAATAGCAGACTGCCATGATTTCTACCAACTCTTTTGGATGGTTGATGTAGTGGTAAAATGTCTGAGGAAGGATCCTCGCAAGAGAATAACTATGACCAAG GTACTAGAATACTTCAATTACCTAATGGATGGTGACCCAACGGGCAATAGCAAAGACTTCTCTCCAGCAGAATCGTTTACACCCACGAATGGATAA
- the LOC111783884 gene encoding transcription termination factor MTERF5, chloroplastic-like produces the protein MSKISSKFLLYFIQNRFVNTVSGSTLPLASVSTIEFLKNSCGLATDSPSSALRKLQFDEKSAKKYEAVPRFLKSYGFENSQIAKLIAKRPSILQSRVSSNLKPKFEFLEEIGFVGPLLPKVILSNPAILQRGLDSHLKPSFCFIKEMLESDEQANFAIRRFSWLLTSNLKGVMQSNVNVLLGEGVPSRNISKLIRLQPRTILQKVDRMVCAVKKVKELGIEPHTRMFVHSIRVVVSISDTTWKKKINVLKSLGWSEKEILTAFKRDPYCLACSEEKMRAVADFCLNTAKLDPETLISYPKFFMSGLDKRLRPRFKVLEVLMVKKLIKNRKIAWLLFLGERNFVTNYVLKHLDEVPDLMDIYRGYAAAESRPVL, from the coding sequence ATGTCTAAAATTTCCTCGAAATTTCTGCTCTATTTCATCCAAAATCGGTTCGTCAATACGGTTTCTGGTTCTACATTGCCTCTAGCGTCTGTGTCTACGATTGAATTCCTCAAGAACTCTTGTGGGCTTGCTACGGATTCTCCTTCTTCCGCCCTTCGAAAGCTCCAATTCGATGAAAAAAGCGCCAAGAAGTACGAAGCCGTTCCTCGTTTCTTGAAATCATATGGATTCGAGAATTCGCAGATCGCCAAGTTGATCGCGAAGCGACCTTCAATCCTTCAATCGAGAGTCTCCAGCAATCTGAAGCCTAAATTTGAGTTCCTCGAGGAAATTGGGTTCGTCGGCCCTTTACTTCCAAAGGTAATTTTATCGAACCCCGCTATTCTGCAGAGGGGCTTAGATTCTCATTTGAAACCATCGTTTTGTTTCATTAAGGAAATGCTTGAATCGGATGAGCAGGCTAATTTTGCTATTCGTCGATTTTCGTGGCTTCTAACTTCTAATTTGAAGGGTGTTATGCAATCTAACGTTAATGTGTTGCTCGGTGAAGGGGTACCTTCGAGGAATATATCGAAATTGATTCGGCTGCAACCAAGAACTATTTTGCAAAAGGTTGATAGAATGGTTTGTGCAGTGAAGAAGGTCAAGGAATTGGGCATTGAACCACACACCCGTATGTTTGTTCATTCGATTCGTGTAGTGGTGTCCATAAGTGACACaacttggaagaagaaaataaatgttttgaagAGTTTGGGATGGTCTGAGAAGGAGATTTTAACAGCATTTAAGAGAGACCCATATTGTTTAGCTTGTTCAGAGGAGAAAATGAGGGCTGTTGCAGATTTCTGTTTGAACACTGCAAAATTGGACCCAGAAACTTTAATTTCTTACCCCAAGTTCTTCATGTCTGGACTGGACAAGCGTCTCCGGCCAAGGTTCAAAGTTCTTGAGGTTTTGATGGTCAAAAAACTTATTAAGAACAGAAAGATTGCTTGGTTACTTTTTCTAGGGGAGAGAAATTTTGTCACGAATTATGTTCTTAAGCATTTGGATGAAGTCCCAGATCTTATGGACATATACAGGGGCTATGCGGCAGCCGAATCCAGACCTGTTCTATAG